In the Silene latifolia isolate original U9 population chromosome 1, ASM4854445v1, whole genome shotgun sequence genome, CTCCGTATCCACCTCCTACTCCACTTCCATGTCCTCCTCCAACACCACCTCCATAGCCGCTACCACCACCTTCATGGCCTCCTCCATAGCCACCCCCagtacctcctccttggcctccACCGTAGCCTCCTCCTACACCACCCCCATGACCCCCTCCATATCCACCTCCTTCATGTCCACCACCTTCATGGCCTCCACCGTAGCCACCTCCAATGCCACCTCCTACACCACCACCATGGCCTCCTTCATGGCCACCGCCAACACCTCCTCCATAGCCACCTCCATGACCACCGCCAACACCTCCTCCATATCCCCCACCAGTGCCTCCTCCTGCTCCACCTCCatgaccaccaccaacaccaccttcATATCCCCCTCCAGTTCCTCCTCCTGCTCCACCTCCTCCATATCCCCCACCAGTGCCTCCTCCTGCTCCACCTCCATGACCACCGCCAACACCTCCTCCATATCCCCCACCAGTGCCTCCTCCTGCTCCACCTCCATAGCCACCGCCAACACCTCCTCCAGTACCCCCGCCAGTTCCTCCTCCTGCTCCACCTCCATGACCACCACCAACACCTCCTCCATATCCCCCGCCAGTGCCTCCTCCTGCTCCACCTCCATGACCACCACCAACACCTCCTCCATATCCCCCGCCAGTTCCTCCTCCTGCTCCACCTCCTCCATATCCCCCACCAGTGCCTCCTCCTGCTCCACCTCCATGACCACCACCAACACCTCCTCCATATCCACCACCAGTGCCTCCTCCTGCTCCACCTCCATGACCACCACCAACACCTCCTCCATATCCACCACCAGTTCCTCCTCCTACTCCACCTCCATAGCCACCGCCAACACCTCCTCCAGTACCACTACCATGACCACCACCAACACCTCCCCCTACACCACTTCCACCTCCATAACCACCACCAACACCGCCTCCCTCTCCACCTCCTTTGCCTCCTCCTCCATATCCACCACCAACACCTCCTCCTTGTCCACCACCAACTCCTCCACCATAACCGCCTTCGCTACCTACACAACCTTCcttacttattttctcttccaAAGCCCTTCCCTCGGCTATCCCTACAAACACCACAACTACTAATAACACTAGAAAGCTAACACCACCAACACACCTCcccaacttcttcatcatttttcACTCCCTCACTTACTTAAGCTATTACCACCTTTATTATACGGAGTATTTCTTTCTTGTTTTTGTTACTTGGTTTTGAATGAATACAACTACGGGACATGGTGCTTATTTATAGGAAAACTAGGATGACGTGGAAAATGAATTAATTACTCCGTATATGATTTTAATTGCAATCAATATTTTCATAACTACTTCTCCTTAGTCCTTAGCTGCTTCATGCACATGCTACATGCATGCATACGTGGTACTAGTAAGTACTGTAACTAGTGGTTTGCGGCAAATAGGCAGTGCAAATTTTTCAAACATGTTTGACCTAGCTTAATCACTCCATTTAATGCTCTTTACTTAATTTAACTACTTAGGCTCTGATCTTTCACCTAACAACCTACTTTTTGCACATTGCAGTGAACTCCGACTAATTATACATACTATGACCTACTAATAATGCACTACTATGCATGTTCTACGGTCTCATTAGTTTCATGATGATAATATCGTACTTCTTTAGTCCCGGTCAATAGTAAATCATTATTAGAAAGTTtccttcaaatatttcaaacatTGATAACTATTAATTGGGACTAAGGGAGTATTATTCATATATGTGATCCGACATACGCTCGTGAAAATGAATAATTCACACTAACACCTGTTACATTCACAGTATTGAAATACTActatgattgtatgattgtttATATGCTTGTTCATCAAATTAATGAAGATATTGTGAAGAGGATAGACGATATAGATAGAACCATGAGCTTTATTATCATTTACTGTATATATTTATATCCATTTGACCTTTAAAATCTTGAATTTGCGCCAGATTTAATTAAAgcaaattatatataattataaagAGTAAATTAAAGAAAGTAAAGTAGAGATTGTCGGCCAAAATGTTAGGACCTCTTTAGAGTCAAGTGAAAGGTTAATTAAGGTGAGGAAAAAAAGTTGGCAAATAAAGTGTGCTGAAATCCATACCATCTAGGAAAATGCCCCCATACATCCTTCTTAAATTTACACCCACACGAATAGTTACTATTCAGTTTCAACTTTCAAACTAAAACATGAGGATTGTCAATGTTGTAACAAAGATTTCTGGTTATGGAAGCGAAAAAGTTCAACATATATTATAACAAGCCAAATATTTAAAATTTTACTTAAGACAGTTCAAATTTTTCATCATCCAGTAGAGACGAGCACCCTTGCTACTCCCTTAGTTGCATTGCTAATCTATTGCTCCGCTCCGTACTACTAATAAGCAGGCAATGCAAGGAGCACAACGATTGAAAATCGGGCAAACTGAATAAAGTTAGGAAAGAGTGTAGGAAACGCGGAATGTATTAaagataattaagtaattaattaagatATAATAAAAGACGATGGATTTGTGGGATCAGAGTTACTAGCAAATATCTCAACTGCTCTCACTCTAAGGTTATTAGGACTCACTGCATGCAACCTAATTTTTCTAACTTTGTCAATCTCATTAAATTATATACTATTTTATTAATCTAGGGTTTAGTTGGTAATGACGCGTTAATTATTGAGTTACCATTATTTTTATTTAATAGTTTTAGGTGGATCATCTTACAGTACCCCATGCATTTTGTCTGATTCATTAGGTCAACTTTGTCGGTATACTGCTTCTTTCTTTCTTAATCTTTTGCTACCATATTAAGGATTACACTTTAAAGAGACCACCCTTTGGAAGCTATTCCATTAAAATCCGAACTAAATTAGATGGTATAACAAAATATGCCCTGTTGTTTTGTAGTACTCCGTGGTTGCTTAACTCGCTTTATTTTACCTAGTTATTAATAACTTGTCGTATGCATACTTGATATCCTAATTTAAATGTGAGATATAATGTTGTATATTATAAGTATATAATAATGCATCTATATGTTAATTTTGGAGGTGAAACCAAATGCAAATTTAGGGTAATTATTGCTCTCTTAATTGCCATAGCTAGCTAATGATATACTAGAAtattttgtttgaaattttttgcTAAGTGTATTCCATATTCCTTATATTACTCCGTATTTAGTGCTCTATACAAAATCCAACGTAAACATGAACCAAGTGGGTAATATATATTTCAAGTAATGCATGCAATTAGCTTAATAAGTTACGTTGTCGTAGCTAGCATGAGTGTTTGACTCATCATGTAGGCTTATTAATCACACTAGACAGACTTTAATTCCCTTTGATTTTAGTTATTAGGGTACATTATGCAGATTTACAATTGTTTGTATAAAGCCGTCTTTTACATAATAAGAATTTGTTTTAAACAAGTCTTTTTTAACTAATATTTTAATGTCTCTTTGTAATCATCTATTTATTTGTGTTGTAGTCTTGTAAATCCGTTTCGCTatattactccgtattttaaACTACTTCACAGAATACGAATATTAGGTTACTGAATAATGTTGTAAGTTGTAACACATGATGCAACGGCGAAAGTATTCTTTGAAGGGCAGATGTGGTTGTCATATTTACTTTTAATGGTAAAATATCTTTAATTTAGTTGGATGAAAAGGTAAGAATAGCTGAATGGATAACCAGTGATATATCTTGCACGCTTAGATGATGTACCATTTCTAGAGGTTCATCCATTTATTTGACATACTCTTAAATATGAAAGGTTTCTCCAAGTAGCCATTTACGTCCAACTCTGGATATGTTTGTTGAGTTAATGTTTTCGGAAATAAATTAGTGGAAAGCTATACGAGTATTATTCCTTAGTAAGACAGTAAGGCTCATGCGCTCATGTACCTGTCAACTagtttacctaataaaattagtGTAACCAGCGTTTATAACTCAGTTTGAAAACGTCAGAATTAACTACTTTGGTAACTACAACAATAACACCAACATCAGAGTTAATTTCAAAATGGTTTGGCGTCGGCTGACATAAAACATCCTTTAAAATCGTCCATGGATGACTGCACAcctcaaaatgaaaaaaaaatagaaaaaaggaaaagtgaaaaacaaaagagtaatgaaacataatacaaaagcaaGGTAGCCTTACAAGTTTTAAAATCGAAGCCcaaatttcttttataaaaacttagaatttaaatcgagaataaagattaaaaacgattttgaaaaccaaaGTAAAACTCAAGGGTCCGAAATACCTTAAAGGTGAACCAAGTTTTAATATATACTCGTAAGAAAGTTGTAAAAAACGTGTAATAAATCCAAAAGAGCAAATAATGCATATGCTTGCTCGTGTTTGACAATTTCACGAGCTTATAACAACTCACGCACCTCGTTTTTTGTTACCATTAATGAAATGCTCAAGTTATTACAAGAAACCTAACTAATCGATTTTAGTTTTCCATTATAAATGCAAAAGTGCTTTCATTTATCTCACTGACTACATGAATTAAATAGGCGAAAAGATAGACAATCAATTGTCGAACCATGTTGTAAttgagtgagaatatttatagTGCGTCAGTCATACATGAGTCTATCATGCCGATACGAGTATTACCCAGAATAGAACTACAGTGATTAAAACCTTAAGTGACAAGTTGTAGCCCTACTATACTCCAAAATGAAGAGGAGATGGAATGGTACAAAAAATCTAACTCTGATATAAACGAAATGAATGCTTCTCGTT is a window encoding:
- the LOC141591159 gene encoding uncharacterized protein LOC141591159 isoform X1 → MMKKLGRCVGGVSFLVLLVVVVFVGIAEGRALEEKISKEGCVGSEGGYGGGVGGGQGGGVGGGYGGGGKGGGEGGGVGGGYGGGSGVGGGVGGGHGSGTGGGVGGGYGGGVGGGTGGGYGGGVGGGHGGGAGGGTGGGYGGGVGGGHGGGAGGGTGGGYGGGGAGGGTGGGYGGGVGGGHGGGAGGGTGGGYGGGVGGGHGGGAGGGTGGGTGGGVGGGYGGGAGGGTGGGYGGGVGGGHGGGAGGGTGGGYEGGVGGGHGGGAGGGTGGGYGGGVGGGHGGGYGGGVGGGHEGGHGGGVGGGIGGGYGGGHEGGGHEGGGYGGGHGGGVGGGYGGGQGGGTGGGYGGGHEGGGSGYGGGVGGGHGSGVGGGYGGGGGGGYGGGGGGGYGGGEDGN
- the LOC141591159 gene encoding uncharacterized protein LOC141591159 isoform X2, whose amino-acid sequence is MMKKLGRCVGGVSFLVLLVVVVFVGIAEGRALEEKISKEGCVGSEGGYGGGVGGGQGGGVGGGYGGGGKGGGEGGGVGGGYGGGSGVGGGVGGGHGSGTGGGVGGGYGGGVGGGTGGGYGGGVGGGHGGGAGGGTGGGYGGGVGGGHGGGAGGGTGGGYGGGVGGGHGGGAGGGTGGGYGGGVGGGHGGGAGGGTGGGTGGGVGGGYGGGAGGGTGGGYGGGVGGGHGGGAGGGTGGGYGGGGAGGGTGGGYEGGVGGGHGGGAGGGTGGGYGGGVGGGHGGGYGGGVGGGHEGGHGGGVGGGIGGGYGGGHEGGGHEGGGYGGGHGGGVGGGYGGGQGGGTGGGYGGGHEGGGSGYGGGVGGGHGSGVGGGYGGGGGGGYGGGGGGGYGGGEDGN